TTATTTCTTTGAATAAATGTGTTCCTGTATCGACTTGTATTAGTTTCATGAAAGGACTGAaggaaattttcaatgattgttAGGGTGATGAATATGATTTATTTTGTATTATGCGTGGTAGAGACACAAAGAATGACGAAGACACATCTGGAACATGCTGTTAACAATACAATTTTTTATTGATCTTAAATCTTTATTACTATTATTCAATGTTTATTATCGGTAGCGAAGTAAAAAACAATGTAGTATAATTACAGTGTCCTTTGTTCCGGGACAAAACTAGCCTGTGTCTGACTCAGTTGATGTGTTTGGTTAGCAGCGTTCGTATCTTCACTGATGCAAATCCATTGTCCTTCGTTACTCTCGCGCCacaaactgattttgttatctcCCCCTGAAACGGCTAACAAATTCCCTGTTAAAGACCAACTAACATTCCAAACGACatcgtcgaaatgattcaaaattgttgACTGCCAATTCTGTAAATCTTCGCTTGTCCAAATAATTACTCGACGATCCTGTGAGCAACTAGCTATTTGATATCGAGGAAGTCCAACATTCGGAGCCCATGCTACATCGCGAACCCAATCAGAATGCAGTTCAAGTCTTTTGTCTTCCTCCCAACGATCCCCTTCTTCTTTCCATATCTTGACAGAGTTGTCGCAGCCTCCTGTTACAAGCCGCTTTACTACGATGTTTGATTTACTAGGTTTTTGATCAAAAGCAGCATCCGGAGTTGTTGCAGGACACCAACTTACTGTGTTACACCCAATACTATGggcatttgaaatttttttagaatCCCAAGTTCCTGCTTCTACGTTGGCAGTTAAAATGGAAATGGATCCATCAGAGCTTCCACAAGCTAATATCAGTCCATATTCTGCTGGGGCCCAAGCAACAGAATTGACCGATGAATCATGATTACTATATTCAAACCATTGGTTCCAATCACCGAGGCCGGCCTCTTTCCAAATAATCACCTTACGGTCATAAGAGCAAGACGCGATAATGTTGCCATAGCGAGGATGAGCCCAGGCAACTTGCCAGACCGGTCCACAGTGACCTTTCAAATCTGCTGCGAGTGTTTGAGCTCCACTTTTTATATCGAatattttcacagaattatCTGATGAACAAGTTGCCAATCGAAGCCCATAGTAATCCACTTCTGCGCCGTGGATCATATCTTCATGTCCAGTATCAATTGTATTCAACACAGAAACCATGTTTTCGCCTAAAAATCGTaagatttattgaaatttataccagctcaaaaatctttttttgatAATGCCAGCACAACTCGACAACTGACTTCTTCTTTCAAGAAACTATGCCTATTCTTATTCGAATCGCCAGGGTTACCAGTTTTGAAGAAATTCAAACAGCTCAAGTACGCCCAGTGagttttgtcgagccgcattgGCTCGTTCATCGGTCGGACTCTCGGACCGCTtgagcgtggtcaccacgattagggatgtcgtaatatcgatcgattaatcgagtaatcgattaataacccagataaacgagtaatatttaatcgattagcataaaactaatattcgattgttgagctaatcgaatagttaaaaaattcccatagtaataatcgaatgaataatcgagtaatcgattaataacttagataatcgaataaattacaatcgattagtttcaaaattatactcgattattaaataatcgagtaattcgaaatttccgacatccctaaccacgatatagcgtgatggtgattcctttgacatatcccatgcatTTAGAAACcatttggatgattttttaaattaacatAAGTTTGATAAATATGATACAAGAAATTATTATTCATGTGATGTCATCAAACGTATGTaattagtgacaacagtaatccTACAAGAATTTATAATCAAGGATAACGCGTGTTAATGACTTTTAAAGTTATGAAatattgtcaattttgtatctttgatGAATGCTCCTTTAACACTTTTTATAACCAGAGTTGGAAAAAATAGCGGTGTCGTTACGACAcggtttacgtagtttcaacatatGTTCTCGTTTTATGGACCCCGTATTCGATTTCGCAACCGGTGGTTTgattcgcaataaaatgaataatagaTTAAGAGAAATGAATGTTAGATTTaggttttataaaaataataagtttgaATTCTAATCAAATTCATAATGTTAAGTTGACAGCATTCACAACGTAATAGCAATACGCAATGCAAAATTATTGAACAAATATTCcacaccaacttattaataatgcgacaaaagactttgttttacttccagttggttaatgatgatgatgatgatattcATGCGCTATTTTGTTCAAACACAATTAAACGCCATTTGACATAAATTCGATTTAAAAAAGTAACTTGAGCGCAGGGTTTGTCAGTTTCAAAGACACAGCAGGCGTAGCGTTTGAATTGCGCGTTTGAGTTGGTGTAgccaaatcctgcactcctgttacttttgtgtatgatattcaagctaaatagggtaaatCAGTTAactgcataacatgctttgaGATTGAACATGTTTCTCTTAATTTTTATAAATCACAGCATAGTACTCCGTCCACATGGCAAGTTTCAAATATACCACGAAGCATGGAATTCCGATGCGACCGACCAAAGAAGCTCGttgaaattctttaattttttctgTCACACTTCAAGTAAAAGAGGCTATGATTTTTCCCAATTACTGTATCGAGTGCAACCAAAACCAAACACTGATAATAGACTTTCGTACCGACACTTATGCTTTCTTAATCCTTACCAACACGTGTACGTACCGATGAGGTTTAAAACCCACTTCTATTTATCACCTATCATTACATTTTCGAAAGTTAGGAAATTGATAATTCCCAGCGATTTAAGCATTAAAGCTCATATCAATTGATCAAAACTATCCATGCATAACTTTAGCTTTAATGTTTGAATGCATCATTTTTTAATACTCATACTAGACAAATTTATTAAttccgctaatttactcgcccctctatgcacttttgctgatcacatcaGAAACAATTTTCTACATAAATtattttccgatcgaatcagtagGGATTTTTCTAGAATTCAGatttttactgatctcgacttgacattatCATggtcatacaaaaattaaaatcactTAGACATCAGATCAGTTGTGATTCCGCAACGATTTTTCCTCGGCTAGGAATACTACGACCTTTTTTTCGCTCACCAAAATAAGCTTTGGTCACATTTTCCTGGTGcttatgtagaaaaattctgataccgatagatttttgcgccgaatattttttggaaaaattaccTGACAACGTTGcccccaagtttggtggcattctgttcagtagtttcggagttatggcgttacaaacatataaACTTAcatccgttttgcctttctcatataggttATGCGATTACTGTGTAAAGGTTATgcgattactgtgaaaaccgacttttgaatcgaggctcggagggccgagtgttatataccattcgacttaattcgtcgagtacgcaaaatgtctgtgtgtaagtACACTGAGCCAAATTATcactttcacattatatgatattgtaATGATTGTGCACTATTGGAATTCTCAATGATAGCTATGtggtgtattcaacatcatgtcaagtaTATATGTTAATGCTATGAAGCATAACATTCTTCTGGAAGTTATTCTCATATGATTTCAATATAGCAAATGAAATTTCTTGTCTGAATCGAATCTTTTAGCGTGTTCTATAGTCACAAATAGGCAAATCATGTAACAAATATCGGAAAACCTTTTGAAATGCATTTggtattatattgaaacgtatttGAACAGGTTAATGCAGTCCATTTTATAGACTTtatgatatatatatacatatatatatatatatatatatatatatatatatatatatatatatatatatatatatatatatatatatatatatatatatatatatatatatatatatatatatatatatatatatatatatatatatatatatatat
This genomic window from Malaya genurostris strain Urasoe2022 chromosome 1, Malgen_1.1, whole genome shotgun sequence contains:
- the LOC131440542 gene encoding protein SEC13 homolog, with the protein product MVSVLNTIDTGHEDMIHGAEVDYYGLRLATCSSDNSVKIFDIKSGAQTLAADLKGHCGPVWQVAWAHPRYGNIIASCSYDRKVIIWKEAGLGDWNQWFEYSNHDSSVNSVAWAPAEYGLILACGSSDGSISILTANVEAGTWDSKKISNAHSIGCNTVSWCPATTPDAAFDQKPSKSNIVVKRLVTGGCDNSVKIWKEEGDRWEEDKRLELHSDWVRDVAWAPNVGLPRYQIASCSQDRRVIIWTSEDLQNWQSTILNHFDDVVWNVSWSLTGNLLAVSGGDNKISLWRESNEGQWICISEDTNAANQTHQLSQTQASFVPEQRTL